Proteins co-encoded in one Bacillota bacterium genomic window:
- the panB gene encoding 3-methyl-2-oxobutanoate hydroxymethyltransferase, producing MRKKVTILTLQEKMAAGEQITMITGYDYPMALMQEKAGMDIILVGDSLGMTVLGFDSTLPVGMDTMIDHAKAVRRGAPTAYVIGDMPYMSYQISIEQAIKNAGRFMQEAGCDAIKLEGGSNVVDIVEALTKATIPVMGHIGLTPQSIAMLGGFKSQGRSLEAAEKLIDDAKALEEAGIVTLLIEAVPPEVGRIITEQANVPVIGIGAGPHC from the coding sequence ATGAGAAAAAAGGTCACAATTCTCACATTACAAGAGAAGATGGCTGCTGGTGAACAAATCACTATGATTACCGGCTACGACTATCCTATGGCCTTAATGCAAGAAAAAGCGGGCATGGATATTATTCTGGTTGGAGATTCTTTGGGAATGACGGTGCTAGGTTTCGATTCGACTTTGCCCGTTGGCATGGACACTATGATTGACCATGCCAAGGCAGTGCGGCGTGGTGCTCCCACAGCGTACGTGATTGGCGATATGCCGTACATGTCCTACCAGATTAGTATTGAGCAAGCCATTAAAAATGCCGGCCGCTTCATGCAAGAAGCTGGCTGTGATGCTATTAAGCTGGAAGGTGGCAGCAACGTAGTTGATATTGTGGAAGCCCTAACCAAAGCCACTATCCCTGTTATGGGCCATATTGGTTTGACACCTCAATCCATTGCTATGTTAGGCGGCTTTAAGTCCCAAGGACGCAGCCTGGAGGCAGCCGAGAAGCTCATCGATGATGCCAAAGCGTTGGAAGAGGCGGGCATCGTAACTCTGCTGATTGAAGCGGTACCTCCAGAAGTAGGCCGCATCATCACTGAGCAGGCTAACGTTCCTGTTATTGGGATTGGAGCCGGACCGCATTGCC
- a CDS encoding helix-turn-helix domain-containing protein, giving the protein MRVVVAGSDQACRSLLVTFINEHKGLPLSVIGRAASAKEVGKIVKQKNPGLIIWDIEGQEEQALALVQKVKLQQPQIKVVIINKHLEMTSVRTALHHGIDDYLVKPVTQKELTDSLIRLLFDRTKMHCGRDTVDRALTYMQKNCTRLITLDDVAEKCFISPCYLSRLIKRQTGKTFVQNLQDMRLMRAEWLLLNTNQTVRTIAKSVGFSSDSYFTYVFRSRKGVTPTAFRRVSNSG; this is encoded by the coding sequence GTGCGGGTAGTTGTGGCCGGCAGCGATCAGGCCTGCCGCTCCCTGCTGGTAACATTCATAAACGAACACAAAGGCCTCCCTTTGTCTGTAATAGGTCGCGCCGCTAGTGCGAAAGAGGTTGGCAAAATCGTTAAGCAGAAAAACCCGGGGCTAATAATTTGGGACATTGAAGGACAAGAAGAACAAGCTTTAGCCCTTGTGCAAAAAGTTAAGCTGCAACAGCCTCAAATAAAAGTGGTCATTATAAATAAGCACCTGGAAATGACTAGTGTTCGCACTGCTCTGCACCATGGCATAGACGACTATTTGGTCAAACCAGTTACTCAAAAAGAGCTTACCGATAGCTTGATTCGTTTACTATTCGACCGGACAAAAATGCATTGCGGTCGTGACACTGTGGACAGGGCACTAACCTACATGCAAAAGAACTGTACCCGACTTATCACTCTTGATGATGTGGCTGAAAAATGCTTCATAAGTCCATGTTACCTCAGCCGCTTGATAAAAAGACAGACGGGAAAGACTTTCGTACAGAATCTTCAAGATATGCGCCTTATGCGAGCCGAATGGCTGCTGCTGAATACCAACCAAACGGTGCGAACCATTGCTAAATCGGTAGGATTTTCCAGCGACAGTTACTTTACCTATGTTTTCCGCAGCCGGAAAGGGGTTACCCCTACTGCTTTCCGTCGCGTTTCTAATTCTGGGTAG